In one Scomber japonicus isolate fScoJap1 chromosome 6, fScoJap1.pri, whole genome shotgun sequence genomic region, the following are encoded:
- the slc5a2 gene encoding sodium/glucose cotransporter 2 isoform X4, whose protein sequence is MTRTNRGTVGGYFLAGRTMTWWPVGASLFASNIGSGHFVGLAGTGAASGIAVGGFEWNALFIVLLLGWLFVPVYLTAGVITMPQYLKKRFGGTRISLYLSIISLFLYIFTKISVDMFSGAVFIQQALGWNIYVAVIALLLITALYTVTGGLAALMFTDTVQTFVIIAGAFVLTGFSFAEVGGYNALLEKYSSALPTNFTSLDPERYNITPQCYTPRQDAFSLLRDPTTGDLPWPGVLFGIAIVGGWYWCTDQVIVQRCLAARSLTHVKAGCIMCGYLKLLPMFLMVFPGMISRVLYPDEVGCVVPEECKRVCGTEVGCSNIAYPKLVVSIMPNGLRGLMLAVMLAALMSSLASIFNSSSTLFTMDIWTRIRPQANERELIIVGRVWVLCIVAISICWIPVVQAAQSGQLFDYIQSVSSYLAPPIASVFLLAVFVKRVNEKGAFWGLIGGLMMGLCRMLPEFWFGTGSCIFPSNCPFLVCGIHYLHFGIILFFCTSVLVLLVSHCTEPIEDQHLHRLVFSLRHSKEERKDLDWEQEEKARNAQREAAERKKKNNMAEEQEKSGICHQIGRFCGGGNSQAPEEEEPEQTEQLPDISEEPLWKYIVDANALIMMAVAVFMWGYYA, encoded by the exons ATGACTCGGACCAATCGTGGGACAGTTGGAGGATATTTCCTGGCAGGGCGGACCATGACCTGGTGGCCG gtTGGTGCATCTTTGTTTGCCAGCAACATTGGTAGTGGTCATTTTGTGGGCTTGGCTGGCACCGGGGCGGCTAGCGGCATCGCTGTGGGAGGATTTGAATGGAAT GCTCTCTTCATCGTGCTGCTGCTAGGCTGGCTGTTTGTACCCGTCTACCTCACAGCTGGG GTGATCACAATGCCCCAGTACCTAAAGAAGAGGTTCGGAGGGACCAGAATCAGCCTCTACCTCTCCATCATCTCCCTGTTCCTCTACATTTTCACCAAGATCTCA GTGGATATGTTTTCAGGAGCCGTGTTTATCCAGCAGGCGTTAGGGTGGAACATCTATGTGGCTGTCATCGCCCTGCTATTAATCACAGCCCTGTACACTGTGACAG GTGGTCTGGCCGCTCTGATGTTCACAGACACAGTTCAGACCTTTGTCATCATCGCTGGAGCCTTCGTCCTAACTGGCTTTT CCTTTGCTGAAGTAGGAGGCTACAACGCTCTGCTGGAAAAATACAGCTCTGCCTTGCCAACTAACTTCACCTCCCTGGACCCCGAACGCTACAACATCACCCCCCAATGCTACACCCCCAGACAGGACGCCTTCAGCCTGCTGAGGGACCCCACCACAGGGGATCTGCCCTGGCCTGGGGTACTGTTTGGGATCGCTATAGTCGGAGGCTGGTACTGGTGCACGGATCAG GTGATAGTCCAGCGGTGCCTCGCAGCTCGTAGTCTGACCCACGTGAAGGCCGGCTGCATCATGTGTGGCTACCTCAAACTGCTGCCGATGTTCCTCATGGTGTTCCCCGGCATGATCAGCAGGGTCCTCTACCCAG ATGAGGTTGGCTGTGTGGTCCCTGAAGAGTGTAAGAGGGTGTGTGGGACTGAGGTGGGCTGTTCCAATATTGCTTACCCTAAACTGGTGGTGTCAATCATGCCGAATG GTTTGCGAGGTCTGATGCTGGCTGTGATGCTGGCAGCTCTCATGTCCTCTCTGGCCTCCAtctttaacagcagcagcaccctcTTCACCATGGACATCTGGACCCGCATCAGGCCACAGGCCAACGAGCGTGAACTCATTATCGTAGGCAG AGTTTGGGTGCTGTGCATCGTCGCCATCAGTATCTGCTGGATCCCAGTTGTCCAGGCAGCCCAGAGTGGTCAGCTGTTTGATTACATCCAGTCAGTGTCCAGCTACCTGGCTCCCCCTATCGCCTCGGTCTTCCTCCTGGCTGTGTTTGTCAAGCGGGTGAACGAAAAG GGTGCATTCTGGGGCCTGATAGGAGGCCTTATGATGGGTCTGTGTCGGATGTTGCCAGAGTTCTGGTTCGGTACTGGCAGCTGTATTTTCCCCTCTAACTGTCCTTTCTTGGTGTGTGGGATCCACTATCTACACTTTGGGATCATACTCTTCTTCTGTACGTCAGTGCTGGTACTGCTGGTCAGCCACTGCACCGAGCCCATAGAGGATCAACAT CTCCATCGTCTGGTGTTTAGCTTGCGTCATTccaaagaagagaggaaggatttGGACTGGGAGCAAGAGGAGAAAGCGAGGAACGCCCAGAGAGAGGCTgctgagaggaagaaaaagaacaaca tgGCCGAGGAGCAAGAAAAATCTGGTATCTGCCACCAGATTGGCCGGTTCTGTGGCGGGGGCAACTCCCAGGCCCCCGAGGAAGAAGAGCCTGAGCAGACGGAGCAGCTTCCCGACATCAGCGAGGAGCCTTTGTGGAAGTACATCGTGGATGCCAATGCTCTCATCATGATGGCTGTAGCAGTATTTATGTGGGGTTACTATGCTTGA
- the slc5a2 gene encoding sodium/glucose cotransporter 2 isoform X3, producing MTRTNRGTVGGYFLAGRTMTWWPVGASLFASNIGSGHFVGLAGTGAASGIAVGGFEWNALFIVLLLGWLFVPVYLTAGVITMPQYLKKRFGGTRISLYLSIISLFLYIFTKISVDMFSGAVFIQQALGWNIYVAVIALLLITALYTVTGGLAALMFTDTVQTFVIIAGAFVLTGFSFAEVGGYNALLEKYSSALPTNFTSLDPERYNITPQCYTPRQDAFSLLRDPTTGDLPWPGVLFGIAIVGGWYWCTDQVIVQRCLAARSLTHVKAGCIMCGYLKLLPMFLMVFPGMISRVLYPDEVGCVVPEECKRVCGTEVGCSNIAYPKLVVSIMPNGLRGLMLAVMLAALMSSLASIFNSSSTLFTMDIWTRIRPQANERELIIVGRVWVLCIVAISICWIPVVQAAQSGQLFDYIQSVSSYLAPPIASVFLLAVFVKRVNEKGAFWGLIGGLMMGLCRMLPEFWFGTGSCIFPSNCPFLVCGIHYLHFGIILFFCTSVLVLLVSHCTEPIEDQHLHRLVFSLRHSKEERKDLDWEQEEKARNAQREAAERKKKNNSNDASVAEEQEKSGICHQIGRFCGGGNSQAPEEEEPEQTEQLPDISEEPLWKYIVDANALIMMAVAVFMWGYYA from the exons ATGACTCGGACCAATCGTGGGACAGTTGGAGGATATTTCCTGGCAGGGCGGACCATGACCTGGTGGCCG gtTGGTGCATCTTTGTTTGCCAGCAACATTGGTAGTGGTCATTTTGTGGGCTTGGCTGGCACCGGGGCGGCTAGCGGCATCGCTGTGGGAGGATTTGAATGGAAT GCTCTCTTCATCGTGCTGCTGCTAGGCTGGCTGTTTGTACCCGTCTACCTCACAGCTGGG GTGATCACAATGCCCCAGTACCTAAAGAAGAGGTTCGGAGGGACCAGAATCAGCCTCTACCTCTCCATCATCTCCCTGTTCCTCTACATTTTCACCAAGATCTCA GTGGATATGTTTTCAGGAGCCGTGTTTATCCAGCAGGCGTTAGGGTGGAACATCTATGTGGCTGTCATCGCCCTGCTATTAATCACAGCCCTGTACACTGTGACAG GTGGTCTGGCCGCTCTGATGTTCACAGACACAGTTCAGACCTTTGTCATCATCGCTGGAGCCTTCGTCCTAACTGGCTTTT CCTTTGCTGAAGTAGGAGGCTACAACGCTCTGCTGGAAAAATACAGCTCTGCCTTGCCAACTAACTTCACCTCCCTGGACCCCGAACGCTACAACATCACCCCCCAATGCTACACCCCCAGACAGGACGCCTTCAGCCTGCTGAGGGACCCCACCACAGGGGATCTGCCCTGGCCTGGGGTACTGTTTGGGATCGCTATAGTCGGAGGCTGGTACTGGTGCACGGATCAG GTGATAGTCCAGCGGTGCCTCGCAGCTCGTAGTCTGACCCACGTGAAGGCCGGCTGCATCATGTGTGGCTACCTCAAACTGCTGCCGATGTTCCTCATGGTGTTCCCCGGCATGATCAGCAGGGTCCTCTACCCAG ATGAGGTTGGCTGTGTGGTCCCTGAAGAGTGTAAGAGGGTGTGTGGGACTGAGGTGGGCTGTTCCAATATTGCTTACCCTAAACTGGTGGTGTCAATCATGCCGAATG GTTTGCGAGGTCTGATGCTGGCTGTGATGCTGGCAGCTCTCATGTCCTCTCTGGCCTCCAtctttaacagcagcagcaccctcTTCACCATGGACATCTGGACCCGCATCAGGCCACAGGCCAACGAGCGTGAACTCATTATCGTAGGCAG AGTTTGGGTGCTGTGCATCGTCGCCATCAGTATCTGCTGGATCCCAGTTGTCCAGGCAGCCCAGAGTGGTCAGCTGTTTGATTACATCCAGTCAGTGTCCAGCTACCTGGCTCCCCCTATCGCCTCGGTCTTCCTCCTGGCTGTGTTTGTCAAGCGGGTGAACGAAAAG GGTGCATTCTGGGGCCTGATAGGAGGCCTTATGATGGGTCTGTGTCGGATGTTGCCAGAGTTCTGGTTCGGTACTGGCAGCTGTATTTTCCCCTCTAACTGTCCTTTCTTGGTGTGTGGGATCCACTATCTACACTTTGGGATCATACTCTTCTTCTGTACGTCAGTGCTGGTACTGCTGGTCAGCCACTGCACCGAGCCCATAGAGGATCAACAT CTCCATCGTCTGGTGTTTAGCTTGCGTCATTccaaagaagagaggaaggatttGGACTGGGAGCAAGAGGAGAAAGCGAGGAACGCCCAGAGAGAGGCTgctgagaggaagaaaaagaacaacagTAATGATGC ctcagtgGCCGAGGAGCAAGAAAAATCTGGTATCTGCCACCAGATTGGCCGGTTCTGTGGCGGGGGCAACTCCCAGGCCCCCGAGGAAGAAGAGCCTGAGCAGACGGAGCAGCTTCCCGACATCAGCGAGGAGCCTTTGTGGAAGTACATCGTGGATGCCAATGCTCTCATCATGATGGCTGTAGCAGTATTTATGTGGGGTTACTATGCTTGA